From one Haloferax marinisediminis genomic stretch:
- the mvaD gene encoding phosphomevalonate decarboxylase MvaD translates to MKATAKAHPIQGLVKYHGMRDTERRMPYHDSISVCTAPSHTKTTVEFLPDADEDVYVIGGEEVDGRGAERIQSVVDRVRELAGFDHRVRLESENSFPSNIGFGSSASGFAAAATALSEAAGLDLTHPEISTIARLGSASAARAVTGAVSILYSGMNNTDCRSERIETDLEDDLRIVAAHVPAYKETEQAHAEAEDSHMFQARMAHIHAQIDDMRDALYDADFDAAFELAEHDSLSLAATTMTGPAGWVYWQPRTIAVFNAVRQLRKEEDIPVYFSTDTGASVYVNTTAEYVDRVEEVVADCDVETDVWTVGGPAEVLDDSEALF, encoded by the coding sequence ATGAAGGCCACCGCCAAGGCCCACCCAATTCAGGGCCTCGTGAAGTATCACGGGATGCGAGACACGGAGCGCAGGATGCCGTACCACGACAGCATCAGCGTCTGTACTGCACCGAGTCACACGAAGACGACGGTCGAATTCCTCCCGGACGCCGACGAGGACGTCTACGTCATCGGTGGCGAGGAAGTCGACGGGCGCGGTGCAGAGCGCATCCAGTCTGTTGTCGACCGAGTGCGTGAGCTCGCTGGCTTCGACCACCGCGTTCGACTGGAGAGTGAGAACTCCTTCCCCTCGAACATCGGATTCGGGTCGTCGGCATCTGGGTTCGCCGCCGCGGCGACGGCACTCTCCGAGGCGGCCGGCCTCGACCTGACACACCCCGAAATCTCGACTATCGCCCGTCTCGGGTCGGCCTCCGCCGCTCGCGCCGTCACGGGTGCCGTCTCGATTCTCTACTCGGGGATGAACAACACCGACTGCCGGTCGGAGCGCATCGAGACCGACCTCGAAGACGACCTGCGCATCGTCGCCGCCCACGTTCCCGCGTACAAGGAGACCGAACAGGCACACGCCGAGGCCGAAGACAGCCACATGTTCCAAGCGCGGATGGCTCACATCCACGCCCAAATCGACGACATGCGTGATGCGCTGTACGACGCCGACTTCGACGCCGCCTTCGAACTCGCCGAACACGACTCGCTGTCGCTCGCGGCGACCACGATGACTGGTCCCGCCGGGTGGGTCTACTGGCAACCGCGCACGATTGCCGTGTTCAACGCCGTCCGCCAACTCCGCAAAGAAGAGGACATCCCGGTCTACTTCTCGACTGACACGGGCGCCAGCGTCTACGTCAACACGACGGCCGAATACGTCGACCGTGTCGAGGAAGTCGTCGCCGACTGTGACGTCGAGACCGACGTCTGGACGGTCGGCGGTCCCGCCGAGGTTCTCGACGACTCCGAAGCGCTGTTCTAA
- a CDS encoding SRPBCC family protein, with product MKLGRRGTRTRFERTPDGARLVVSRVVSAPPAVVWDVLVSVDDWPEWGPSVSAVRGVDGRIEAGSQGDVRVAGVWVPFTIETCADHRWTWRVAGVPATGHRVTAAGVDRCAVAFEIPVAASPYAVVCAAALRRIERLATSADRVGRAERTEQQSA from the coding sequence ATGAAACTCGGCCGGCGAGGAACACGGACTCGGTTCGAACGAACCCCCGATGGAGCGCGTCTCGTCGTCTCTCGCGTCGTTTCTGCGCCTCCAGCAGTCGTCTGGGACGTGCTGGTCTCCGTCGACGACTGGCCCGAGTGGGGGCCGAGCGTCTCGGCAGTTCGCGGTGTCGATGGTCGAATCGAGGCTGGCAGTCAAGGCGACGTGCGAGTCGCTGGCGTCTGGGTACCGTTTACCATCGAAACGTGCGCCGACCACCGGTGGACGTGGCGTGTTGCCGGCGTTCCAGCGACCGGCCACCGAGTCACTGCCGCCGGCGTCGACCGGTGTGCGGTCGCGTTCGAGATTCCGGTCGCCGCCAGCCCCTATGCCGTCGTCTGTGCCGCAGCGCTTCGGCGAATCGAACGGCTCGCGACGTCGGCAGACCGGGTCGGACGCGCAGAACGAACAGAACAGCAGTCGGCGTAG
- a CDS encoding flavin reductase family protein has product MDGEPTAFGSAYRLLSGAVVPRPIAWVSSRGDHGDNLAPYSFFTVASIDPPVLVFAPVGHGSSLKDTPRNAIEHGEFVVNVVTSDLVEAMNQTAATVPAGVDEFDHVGIEKVEAERVDAPRVAEAKVSFECTLYDSMEVGSSTLVLGEVVYAHVADDVLTDGKLDTTKLDAIGRLAGSEYTRTDDRFELIRPE; this is encoded by the coding sequence ATGGACGGCGAACCGACCGCGTTCGGTTCTGCGTACAGATTACTCTCCGGGGCGGTCGTCCCGCGGCCGATTGCCTGGGTGAGTTCTCGTGGCGACCACGGAGACAACCTCGCGCCGTACAGTTTCTTCACCGTCGCCAGTATCGACCCGCCAGTCCTCGTCTTCGCGCCCGTCGGGCACGGTTCGTCACTGAAAGACACCCCACGGAACGCCATCGAGCACGGCGAGTTCGTCGTCAACGTCGTCACGAGCGACCTCGTCGAGGCGATGAATCAGACTGCCGCCACAGTTCCCGCCGGTGTCGACGAGTTCGACCACGTCGGTATCGAGAAAGTCGAAGCCGAACGCGTCGATGCGCCGCGCGTCGCCGAGGCCAAAGTCTCCTTCGAGTGTACCCTCTACGACAGCATGGAGGTCGGGTCGTCTACGCTCGTCCTCGGCGAAGTCGTCTATGCACACGTCGCCGACGACGTGCTCACCGACGGAAAACTCGACACGACGAAGCTCGACGCGATCGGTCGACTCGCCGGGAGCGAGTACACGCGGACCGACGACCGTTTCGAACTGATTCGTCCGGAGTAG
- a CDS encoding DoxX family protein: MSVALQFSAPGADLAFLVARVLFGAFIAFMGLNHFMNVDQMSGYAEMKGLPAPRLGVVFSGGMLVFGGVGIAAGVFPALAAGAVALFLLVSTPLFHDFWAVPEDQQQSEMTNFLKNVVMFGGSLVFLALSTVSWSYAVGVGLF, translated from the coding sequence ATGAGCGTCGCACTCCAGTTTAGTGCTCCCGGAGCAGACCTCGCGTTCCTTGTCGCCCGCGTGCTCTTCGGCGCATTCATCGCGTTCATGGGCCTCAACCACTTCATGAACGTCGACCAGATGTCGGGATACGCCGAGATGAAGGGCCTGCCAGCACCCCGTCTCGGTGTCGTCTTCTCCGGTGGGATGCTCGTCTTCGGTGGGGTCGGTATCGCAGCGGGCGTATTCCCGGCGCTCGCCGCGGGCGCAGTCGCGCTGTTCTTGCTCGTCAGCACGCCGCTGTTTCACGACTTCTGGGCCGTCCCAGAAGACCAACAGCAGTCAGAGATGACGAACTTCCTCAAGAACGTCGTCATGTTCGGCGGGTCGCTCGTCTTCCTCGCGTTGAGCACCGTCTCTTGGTCGTACGCCGTTGGTGTAGGGCTGTTCTGA
- a CDS encoding winged helix-turn-helix domain-containing protein, producing MTETWDSAGYIASSRYRLTVCEYLSEHGSGLPSRIAVETDLAQPHVSRALSELRDQGIVELLVPESQQKGRLYGLTDLGELAYDRVALDQQVEIEVVDSDGFPSPELIEELESIHGDTLRAVTWCESDRAWVHFSSAPLRNEYDEETVKTVVSTLVNEEMLDEPLNELPTGGPEYIAIGLENAVVVRIPVANEITILVSLDKSFDTAVEGLANHCLRVTNPVVADSETD from the coding sequence ATGACTGAGACATGGGACTCCGCAGGCTACATCGCAAGTTCTCGATACCGACTCACAGTGTGTGAGTATCTTTCCGAACATGGGTCTGGTCTCCCTTCCCGTATCGCAGTGGAGACCGACCTCGCACAGCCACACGTATCTCGGGCACTCTCCGAGTTGCGGGACCAGGGTATCGTCGAACTACTTGTTCCCGAATCGCAACAGAAAGGGCGACTATACGGACTAACCGACCTCGGTGAACTCGCATACGACCGAGTGGCGTTGGACCAACAAGTCGAGATTGAAGTCGTCGACTCCGACGGGTTCCCCTCACCAGAGTTAATCGAAGAACTCGAATCGATTCACGGCGACACACTCCGTGCCGTCACCTGGTGCGAATCGGACCGGGCGTGGGTCCACTTCTCGTCGGCACCGCTCCGCAATGAGTACGACGAAGAGACCGTGAAGACGGTCGTCTCGACACTCGTCAACGAAGAAATGCTCGATGAGCCACTAAACGAGTTACCAACTGGTGGACCGGAGTACATCGCAATCGGCCTCGAAAATGCCGTCGTGGTGCGTATTCCCGTTGCAAACGAGATAACGATCCTCGTGTCTCTCGACAAATCGTTCGACACCGCAGTCGAGGGACTTGCGAACCACTGTCTTCGCGTAACGAACCCAGTTGTCGCCGACTCAGAGACAGATTAA
- a CDS encoding DUF429 domain-containing protein: MAGSRTVVGVDGCRAGWVCAVRSADGLSVRIEPDFESVWERARTADVVVVDIPIGLPTDDRRQCDYEARRRLGARASTVFFAPVRSVLDAPSHECASERNRDSTGFGLSIQAWNLVPKIRAVDSVLQSDSLARRQVREAHPELAFAAFAGEPLTESKSTPEGRQRRLDVLRTAFPDDDVASVYHETLAETLRRDVARDDILDALILAAAARHPLDTLPESPPRDATGLQMAIHVPRVQSDGRKLS; the protein is encoded by the coding sequence GTGGCAGGTTCACGTACTGTCGTCGGTGTCGATGGATGCCGCGCGGGATGGGTCTGTGCAGTCCGTTCAGCCGACGGTCTCTCCGTTCGCATCGAACCTGACTTCGAATCCGTCTGGGAGCGCGCGCGTACTGCCGACGTCGTGGTAGTGGACATCCCCATCGGACTCCCCACAGACGACCGACGGCAATGTGACTACGAGGCTCGCAGGCGACTGGGCGCGCGCGCCTCGACCGTCTTTTTTGCACCTGTCAGAAGCGTCCTCGATGCACCGTCACACGAGTGTGCGAGTGAACGAAACCGTGATTCGACCGGGTTTGGTCTCTCGATTCAGGCGTGGAATCTGGTTCCGAAGATTCGGGCCGTCGACTCGGTTCTTCAGTCTGACTCTCTCGCTCGTCGTCAAGTCCGTGAGGCGCACCCTGAACTCGCGTTCGCCGCATTCGCCGGTGAACCGCTCACTGAGTCGAAGTCGACGCCCGAGGGACGCCAGCGACGCCTCGACGTCCTTCGAACTGCGTTCCCCGACGACGATGTCGCGTCGGTCTACCACGAGACGCTCGCAGAGACGCTCCGACGGGACGTCGCCCGCGACGACATCCTCGACGCCCTTATCCTCGCGGCGGCGGCGAGACACCCACTCGACACACTCCCCGAATCACCGCCCAGAGACGCGACTGGCCTCCAGATGGCGATTCACGTCCCACGCGTCC